The following are from one region of the Natronosporangium hydrolyticum genome:
- a CDS encoding Fic family protein — protein sequence MSVEAARWVDVEPLPEVNGALDSVLAPVHSLQRAWQAVVSANTDAFHEARRRSLRRHAIETGIIERLYDVDWGVTHALVAEGLTADAVNRSVDGSISEDVLRLIRTQYEALEFLADVARQGRELSTSLIRELHVALTRNQSTFTAMSPAGMVFEATLHHGEWKRQANWVERSDGSVLDYTPPEQVQPQIERLVEFYHRYRHVDPVVREAWLHHRFVRIHPFEDGNGRVARCLTLLGLLRHDFAPMVIDRRERDRYLRVLDRANDGDLRPLVRFFAELEIVALRSELEQPVAAELADAGRGAIGVLDAGIERLRGLRGTAGAAERAAAVQRLGSSVQDQVVTWLSEMAGRIENRLREGIDPAARTSVLSAAPPEEEARYWRRQVVQAANSVDFYANLQEGVWWTRLQVDVLGQTLRYLTFLQKVGRGETGVLTLTAYAEILGARNDDSRGEPELAVVSTPTETVTWVHTDPPSAQWDNVEHVLDATLAQALSRFTASLG from the coding sequence ATGTCGGTGGAGGCCGCCCGGTGGGTTGACGTGGAGCCGTTGCCTGAGGTCAACGGTGCCCTCGACTCGGTGCTGGCTCCAGTGCATTCCCTCCAGCGGGCGTGGCAGGCGGTGGTCTCGGCGAACACCGACGCCTTTCACGAGGCCCGCCGTCGGTCGCTGCGCCGGCACGCGATCGAGACCGGGATCATCGAGCGCCTGTACGATGTCGACTGGGGCGTAACCCATGCGCTCGTAGCCGAAGGACTGACCGCTGACGCCGTAAACCGGTCTGTCGATGGCTCGATATCCGAGGACGTGCTGCGGCTCATCCGGACCCAGTATGAAGCGCTAGAGTTCCTTGCGGATGTGGCTAGGCAAGGCCGGGAGCTGTCCACCTCGCTGATCCGGGAGCTTCACGTCGCGCTCACTCGAAACCAGTCCACGTTCACCGCGATGTCGCCAGCCGGTATGGTCTTCGAAGCCACCCTCCATCATGGCGAGTGGAAACGACAGGCAAACTGGGTAGAGCGATCTGATGGGTCCGTGCTGGACTACACGCCACCGGAGCAGGTCCAGCCGCAGATCGAGCGACTGGTCGAGTTTTACCACCGCTACCGGCACGTCGACCCGGTAGTTCGTGAGGCCTGGCTGCACCATAGATTCGTCCGCATTCATCCGTTCGAGGACGGCAATGGGCGGGTAGCGCGCTGCCTGACCCTGTTGGGCCTGCTGCGGCACGACTTCGCACCGATGGTGATCGACCGCCGCGAGCGCGATCGTTACCTGCGAGTCCTCGACCGGGCCAACGATGGGGATCTCCGACCGCTGGTGCGGTTTTTCGCAGAGTTGGAGATCGTCGCGCTGCGCAGCGAGCTGGAGCAGCCGGTCGCCGCCGAACTCGCCGATGCCGGACGGGGCGCCATCGGCGTCCTCGACGCCGGCATCGAACGACTTCGCGGGCTACGTGGCACCGCTGGGGCGGCCGAACGGGCCGCGGCCGTGCAGCGGCTCGGTAGCAGCGTGCAGGACCAAGTCGTGACCTGGCTGTCGGAGATGGCGGGTCGGATTGAGAACCGGCTCCGCGAGGGTATCGACCCGGCCGCCCGGACATCGGTGCTCTCCGCCGCCCCTCCGGAGGAGGAAGCCCGTTACTGGCGGCGACAGGTAGTCCAGGCCGCGAACAGCGTTGACTTCTACGCGAATCTTCAGGAGGGGGTGTGGTGGACCCGACTTCAAGTGGACGTGCTCGGTCAGACGCTGCGCTATCTCACCTTCCTCCAGAAGGTGGGCCGCGGTGAGACCGGAGTGCTGACCCTTACCGCCTATGCGGAGATCCTTGGCGCCCGCAACGACGACAGCCGAGGTGAACCCGAACTAGCGGTGGTGTCCACCCCTACCGAGACAGTCACCTGGGTTCACACCGACCCTCCCAGCGCCCAATGGGACAATGTCGAGCATGTGCTCGACGCGACGCTAGCTCAGGCGCTGTCTCGGTTCACCGCGAGTCTTGGCTGA